The Paenibacillus pabuli DNA segment TCGAAAGAAGCTACGACTGAAATCTGGAATACACTTGGATTTGACCCAATCAACATGGAAGTATGGCAAGATGATGCAGTAACGAAAAACCCTGATAATGAATACGTCCAATACTTTAAAACAAATGCATTTGATACTTTGAATGAAATCAAGGACGAAATTAGAGCGATCAAGTCCGTTAAAGCTTCACCGACCATCGGCAATATTTTCAATACGGTTACCTTGAATGCTATCTTTGAAGATGGCCAAGACGTGAAGGAAGCGCTGGATGAAGCACAAGAAGCAATTGAACAAGAATTGAAATAAATATAATAAGTAAATGATTTGATTAAACCTGTCGGCAGGTATAGTAGTCGGCAGGTTTAACCATAGTCAAGGGAGATTGAGAATATGATAAAGAAATTTGTATACTCTCAAAAGGTTGCGCCTTATGTTTTTGTATTGCCATTTATACTCATATTTTTGTTATTCTGGTTCTATCCGCTTGTAAATTCATTCATAATGAGCTTTCAAGATAAGATGTTGGGACAGGATCCTAAATGGATTGGTGAAGCGAATTATTCGAAATTACTTACAGATAAAGTGTTTTTGACGTCGATTAAAAATAGCGTTGTATACATGTTAGGAACCTTAGTGCTGTTAATTCCCTTTCCCATGTTATTCGCCGTTATGATCAACAGTAAGTTAATGCTGGGAAGAGAGTTTTTTAAATCTTCGTTCTTTCTCCCTGCATTGACATCTGTAGCAGTTGCGGGTACTATTTTCCGCCTTACATTTGGTGAAATGGAAGGTTCATTAATGAACAGTTTCCTAGGTCTATTTGGTGTAGAGCCTATTAAATTCCTGAAAGACGGAGAATGGAGTATGGCAGCACTGTTAATCCTCGCATGTTGGAGATGGACAGGTGTTAATATGCTTTACTATCTATCCGGTTTGAAAAGCATTGACAATGAATATTATGAGGCTGCTTCAATTGACGGGGCATCTGCTTGGCAGAAGTTTAGAACGATCACAATGCCATTATTGAAGCCGACCACGGTATATGTTACGACAATTAGTGTTTATGCAGGTTTAGCCATGTTTACCGAGAGCCTGATGATGTTTAACGGTAACAATTCACCCAAAAATATTGGCTTAACCATTGTTGGATTTTTGTATAGACAAGGGATTGAGAAGAATAAGCTGGGTTACGCAGCTGCAGTTGGGATCATTCTGTTAGTCATTGCTATGATTATCAATTTAACGCAGTTGAAATTTAGTGGAATGTTCAAAAAGGAGGAGGATTAAAGTGGGCAAAAGTCAGACGAGGAATAATTTTATTTCCAGAATAGTAATTATTTGTTTGTTTATTGTACTATTCGTTATCATTATGATTCCATTCTATGCAGTGGCCCTATCTTCCTTTAAACCAGGTGAATCATTAATTAGATATGGTCTTAACCTAAGTTTGGATTTTAGTATCATGAGTTTTGACAATTTCATCTATCTGTTTACTGGAGAACATGATTATTTTGTATGGTTTTGGAACAGTATGACTTTAACCATCGTTCAAGTGGTTTTAACACTTTTTGTAAGCGCATTTGTTGGATATGGTTTCGCAGCATATGATTTTAAGGGTAAGAACTTCCTCTTTATATGTGTTTTGCTCATTATGATGGTGCCTTTCGAAATACTGCTGGTTCCTTTGTACAGCCTGATTAATGATTTGAAAATGGTGAATAGCTATTCAGCAATCATTCTTCCAGGTGTAGCCAATGCCGCGACGATATTTTTCTTCAGGCAATATCTAAGAAGCATACCCAAAGAGATTATTCAATCTGGGCGGGTTGATGGCGCAAACGAATATGCGATTTATTTCAGACTAATTATGCCGATTATGAAGCCATCCTTTGCAGCAATGGCCATTCTGAATGGTATGAATAGCTGGAATAATCTGTTGTGGCCATTCATGGTGCTCGGAGATCAGAGTAAATTTACTCTTCCAATCGGTTTGAAAACGTTGTTAACTCCTTATGGCAATAACTATGACCTATTGATCGTAGGCTCCTTCTTCTCCATCATTCCAATTTTCATACTGTTTATTGCTTTCCAGAAATATTTCATAGACGGTATGACTGCAGGTGCTGTTAAAGGGTAGTGTATATTATGATGAAGCAGGTGATAAGATGGAAATCCAACAAAGAGCGTTACACGACATTCAACCATTAATTGAGCAGAGAGCAGATCCTTTTATTTACCGACATTCGGATGGATATTATTATTTCGTAGCATCTGTTCCTGAGTATGATCGGATTGAAATCCGTAGAGCCCAGAGCCTTGAGGGGCTTGTTACTTCAACTCCTGTAGTGATCTGGAGAAAGCGCGAGACTGGTATCCTTAGTGCCAATATCTGGGCGCCTGAACTGCATTTTATTGATGACAAATGGTACGTGTATTTCGCTGCCGCACACACGACGGATACGAATGAAGGCTTGTTCGACCATCGGATGTACGTGCTGGAGAATGAACATGCCAACCCGCTCGAAGGCAGTTGGACGGAAAGAGGACAGGTTCGTACCGCGTGGGAAAGCTTCGCCCTCGATGCCACTACCTTTGAGCATAATGGCAGCCGTTATTACGTATGGGCACAAAAGGATCCGAATATCGAAGGTAACTCTAATCTGTATATATCTAAAATGAGCAATCCGTGGACGCTGACTGGGTCGCAAACGATGATTTCGATGCCGGAATATGACTGGGAGATCATTGGTTATAAAGTGAACGAAGGCGCGGCATTTCTTCGCAAGGGCAATCGGGTATTCCTCTCTTATTCGGCTAGCGCTACTGATTTCAATTATTGCATGGGCCTGCTTGAAGCCGATGCGGATGCTGATTTGCTCGATGCCGCCTCATGGCGCAAGTCGCAGTCAGCGGTTTTATCGACAGATGAGAGCATCTCGATGTATGGTCCCGGTCATAATTCCTTCACGGTGTCAGAGACCGACGAAAAGACGCTATTTGTGTTCCATGCAAGAACGTACAAGAAAGTTATAGGAGATCCGCTGTACGATCCGAATCGCCATACATTTGTGACGGAGCTTTTGTGGACGGCTGACGGCAGACCCGATTTCCGCGGTTCGGTTGCAGCACTTGCACGTTCTGTGCAGTGAATGAGTGACCCAACAAGGTTGGTTGATGGGTTTGAGTTCGTTTATCCAACTTGCCAAAGAGAGACAGTACGAACATCGAAGGCACCCAAATGGGTGCCTTCGATTTCGCTTTACAGATAAGTCCAAGGAATCAGCGTTGGCGCCCTGTTGCATTTGCCGGTTTGTTCGTTTTAGTGAAGGGACAATACTAATATTATGATAAAATAACACTCAGTATTTCATGGCAAGGCATTCGATTTAACAAATTCTTTAATAATCCTAACTATCAATTATGCTCTTGATATTTTTAATTGTTGCAAAGTGCATTGCTTCATGGTAAATCAGAAAACCCAGTAATTCTTCTACATTTGTAAAGATAAGTCCTGTAGAAGACTTGTAATGAGGATTGATTTCTTTTTTCAATTTGCTTGAAAGTATCGATTCAACCCTTTCAATTTGTTCCGCTAACAAGGCGATTAATTTAGACATCGTTGGAGGTTCTATATTCCAGTCAGACGGTTGCGTTCCTGGATCAAACAACTTGCTAAAATTAGCAGGATAATTGGTTTCTTCCCCAGTAAGTTGGAAAGCGAACTTCTCATGTATAACATACATGTGGCCTAGATTCCATTTTATATTGTTTTTCAAACCTGGTGGAATTATATCTGACGCAGCGTCATTTATACTCCTCACATATTCAACTGCCTGACGGCGAACAAATCCCAATTGATCTGCGACAACATTGCTCATGATATTGCCCCCCATAAAGTCGCTAATGAAATGGTTAAGAAAGAATTACCTGTTTTTTTGGGTGAGGAAATTACGCTATTTTTACTAAGAACACTTTTGTGTCAGTGACCAGAGTTGCTTTTAGAAACATAACTTGAGACTCGTTGTGATAGATTTGCCAACGCACGTTCAAAATAGGATTCATCATGAAGTGCTCTACTTAGAATTAATGCCCCTTGGATACTAGCAATTGTTTCCTCTGAAATTTGGTCAGCCGTCGCTTTAGAGATACCTGTTTGAATTAGTGCCGCGCTTAAGGCTTCAATCCATCTTATAAAATATTGCCGAATTACAGCAGCGAATCGATCTCTTGTTTCGTCCAATGCGAATGCACCAATAAGGCATATACGCTGACCAGATTGAAAATAAGTATCGACCTCTTGCCACATATGATCAATGGCTGCACGGGGTTCATTCTTTTCGAGTGGTTCAAAAATGTTCTTGATAAACCATTGATCAATATGAGCAAGAATTTCAGTAGCCATCTCATCTTTTCCACCCGGAAAGAAATAATATAAGCTTCCTTTAGATAGACGCGTACGAGCTGTTATTTTACTTAAAGATGCGCCCTCATAACCTAATTCACGAAATACCTCAGCAACGAGAGGGATGACATCAGACTTTTCAAAAACAGTGCGAGTCATAGGTTTAACTCACTTAGGCTTGGGTGTTCAGCGGGGCGCGTGCCGAGAGGCCAATGAAATTTTCGTTCCTCTTCCTTAATCGGCATGTCATTAATCGAAGCAAATCTACGCTTCATCAAGCCGTCGTCAGCGAATTTCCAATTCTCGTTTCCATACGATCTGAACCAATTGCCACTATCATCATGCCATTCATATGCGAATCGAACGGCAATACGGTTATCTGTAAATGACCAAAGCTCCTTGATCAGGCGGTAGTCCAGTTCTTTGGCCCATTTTCTAGTTAGTAAAGAGACAATTTCTTGGCGGCCTGTTATAAATTCGCTCCGATTTCTCCAATAACAATCCTCAGTATACACAAGTGAGACGCGCTGAGGGTCTCGGCTATTCCAGCTGTCTTCGGCCATACGAGTTTTTTGGATCGCTGTCTCACGAGTGAATGGGGGAGTTAAAATATTCATTACATTTTCCTCGCTTTCTATACCGTTTGTGTTAGTATAAACCGATCGGTTTATAAATGCAAGTTTACACCCCAAATTCAATACCAATTTCGAATCATATAGGTTTAGCTGATAAACATAAATTGACTATTCAGTTGAATTACATAGTCGAACTGAATAGAGGGGAGCGGATATGAAGCATAAATTATTACCTTTGTCGAAACCATGCATTACATTCTATTAGTATTCTTGGCTGATAGGCCAGCATCGGATTAACGACTTCAAACAATTAATGATGATCTTCGAGAAAACGAGTAACAGGAAGATGGTAATGTCCTGTTGATTCCAAAATGATCATAGGTTGGTGATCCGTTTGCTCCTCAATAAGCTTTAAGAACGTATGGAAAGCTTTATCGTCCTTCACGAGTGCGAAGGACGATAAAGCCCTTTCCGTAAGGCTTACCTTTGTCTAGTAAGCATAAGGAGTCGCCTTATGGGCGGCTTTTTCTTCATCTTGCATTAATCTGGTGATTTATAAGATCCTGCAAGCTCAATCATTACCTTCCAATCCTCTGCTTCATAAGGCATGCGTTCCTCATTCTCCGGTACGCCAAGCTGAACCTCAAGAATGACCATCCTGGTTTCGGCCAGAATAGAAAAGAGGCTATTCAAGGTAATCGCAAACTGATTGCCTGTGGTCACCTGCCTGATCTGCCCGTTAATAAGCACCTGCCCACTGCCTGAAATGACAGTCCATGCTCGGCACCCTAATCGATGCTGGCGTAATCCGATATGTTTGCCAGGCAAAAGCGTCATATTCAATGTGGTTACGGTTGTATTTTCGTCTTCTACCGATCTCTCCATGACGCGATAGCTGCCCCAAGTTGCCTCGACGTACATCGGTTGCAGTGGAATACTGCCCAATTGCTCTTTAATTTCATTTGAATCTTTTTTATTGGCTATGAGAATTCCGTCCGGACTTGCGACAGTGATAATACCTGGGACTCCGATGACGTGGATCGGGTAGGGGAGCTCGTTAACGATGTAGGAATCCGGGGAGGATTCGGATATTCTGCCGTGTCCCAATACATTGGAATCCAACTGATCACACAGAGCATCCCAGCTCCCGATATCCTGCCATACACCCTCATATGGCAGTACAACAGCCCGTTGCGATTGTTCAGCAACTTGTTTGTCAAAACTGCGTTCAGGCAACTGTTCATACAGGGTTAACAATTGATCGTAATGAACCGGAAGGCCATTTTTTTCAATATGGGACAACATAAACGCAAGAGAGAAGGCATACACCCCGCAGTTCCACAATGCGCCATGCTGTAGCAGGGTTTCAGCGACATCCAATTCAGGTTTCTCTATGAATTGTGTAACCGGTGCATAACCATTAGGTTCTTTTTTTCCTGGCAGGATGTATCCATATTGTTCTGAAGCGTATGTGGGCCTTGTCCCAATTAAAATGATATCGGCATGACTCTGTTTCAATATTTCCGGAAGTAATTTGAAGCTCCTGAAAAAGTTCTCGTCTGCGAACACATCCGCTGGCGCGATACAAATCATATCGTCAGGTTCAGCCGCTCCGCAGGATTTCAGATACAAGCTCGCCAAGGCAGCTGCAGTAAAAGTCCCACGCTTAAAAGGTTCTCCAATGACGGGTATCTTGCCTTTGGTATGACGGGTGGTAATGTCGGTCTGGTTCTGATGTGAAATAATGAGCGTTGAGTCGAGTAGGTCTGAGCTGTCAAGCTGGCGGCATACTCTGCTGATCATGGATTCCCTTCCGCCTTCAGGTGACGGAAGTATATCCACGAACAGCTTGGAGCGAAGCTCATTGGACAGCGGCCAAAGCCTTTTGCCTGAGCCGCCACATAGCAGTACGATATGCATTGGCTTCCTCCTTAAGCTCGGGGAGTTTTGCTATAGATTTTACGTTTGTGAAAGGAAAGAGATCGGTATTTAAGCGCAAAATTGCGAATTTGTTGTTCTTTTAACGAAGAAGCGTTCAAGTTCAGACTTTTATTCATGGAACTCTTTAGGATTATGCTGGCCGGGTTTTTCGAATACATAAAATTGGCATAGGTTTCATACTCGGAGAACCCAAACTGCTTCTTCTTATTGATATTTGAGATAATCGCTTTGTACCACGGCAGCTGATGGATCGTTTCGATTTTCTTTTTCAAAGCGGAGAGTTTCGATTTTTCGAACAGCATATAATGGGTGACAAAAGAGCGTGGGCGCGGCGCTTTCATGTCTAACAGCTTGCGGTAGGTGTTGAAATATTCTGGCTGACTCCAGTCGCGACAGTAAAATACCGTCTTATTTTCAACAATAAATGAATGAGGTTTAATGAGCACCGTATCCGCATCCATCA contains these protein-coding regions:
- a CDS encoding TetR/AcrR family transcriptional regulator codes for the protein MTRTVFEKSDVIPLVAEVFRELGYEGASLSKITARTRLSKGSLYYFFPGGKDEMATEILAHIDQWFIKNIFEPLEKNEPRAAIDHMWQEVDTYFQSGQRICLIGAFALDETRDRFAAVIRQYFIRWIEALSAALIQTGISKATADQISEETIASIQGALILSRALHDESYFERALANLSQRVSSYVSKSNSGH
- a CDS encoding DUF6492 family protein, which translates into the protein MPVQHGIKLNRAPMIDVLIPAIEKDLSTLPQVIDSIRRYVRHPIGQIYIVSPTSNKIRNLCSRKHCIFVNERSVLPITKNDIHYQSSRWDRSGWLYQQLLKMNGDHIVRAKHFLVMDADTVLIKPHSFIVENKTVFYCRDWSQPEYFNTYRKLLDMKAPRPRSFVTHYMLFEKSKLSALKKKIETIHQLPWYKAIISNINKKKQFGFSEYETYANFMYSKNPASIILKSSMNKSLNLNASSLKEQQIRNFALKYRSLSFHKRKIYSKTPRA
- a CDS encoding nuclear transport factor 2 family protein — translated: MNILTPPFTRETAIQKTRMAEDSWNSRDPQRVSLVYTEDCYWRNRSEFITGRQEIVSLLTRKWAKELDYRLIKELWSFTDNRIAVRFAYEWHDDSGNWFRSYGNENWKFADDGLMKRRFASINDMPIKEEERKFHWPLGTRPAEHPSLSELNL
- a CDS encoding carbohydrate ABC transporter permease gives rise to the protein MSRIVIICLFIVLFVIIMIPFYAVALSSFKPGESLIRYGLNLSLDFSIMSFDNFIYLFTGEHDYFVWFWNSMTLTIVQVVLTLFVSAFVGYGFAAYDFKGKNFLFICVLLIMMVPFEILLVPLYSLINDLKMVNSYSAIILPGVANAATIFFFRQYLRSIPKEIIQSGRVDGANEYAIYFRLIMPIMKPSFAAMAILNGMNSWNNLLWPFMVLGDQSKFTLPIGLKTLLTPYGNNYDLLIVGSFFSIIPIFILFIAFQKYFIDGMTAGAVKG
- a CDS encoding glycoside hydrolase family 43 protein, whose translation is MEIQQRALHDIQPLIEQRADPFIYRHSDGYYYFVASVPEYDRIEIRRAQSLEGLVTSTPVVIWRKRETGILSANIWAPELHFIDDKWYVYFAAAHTTDTNEGLFDHRMYVLENEHANPLEGSWTERGQVRTAWESFALDATTFEHNGSRYYVWAQKDPNIEGNSNLYISKMSNPWTLTGSQTMISMPEYDWEIIGYKVNEGAAFLRKGNRVFLSYSASATDFNYCMGLLEADADADLLDAASWRKSQSAVLSTDESISMYGPGHNSFTVSETDEKTLFVFHARTYKKVIGDPLYDPNRHTFVTELLWTADGRPDFRGSVAALARSVQ
- a CDS encoding sugar phosphate nucleotidyltransferase, which translates into the protein MHIVLLCGGSGKRLWPLSNELRSKLFVDILPSPEGGRESMISRVCRQLDSSDLLDSTLIISHQNQTDITTRHTKGKIPVIGEPFKRGTFTAAALASLYLKSCGAAEPDDMICIAPADVFADENFFRSFKLLPEILKQSHADIILIGTRPTYASEQYGYILPGKKEPNGYAPVTQFIEKPELDVAETLLQHGALWNCGVYAFSLAFMLSHIEKNGLPVHYDQLLTLYEQLPERSFDKQVAEQSQRAVVLPYEGVWQDIGSWDALCDQLDSNVLGHGRISESSPDSYIVNELPYPIHVIGVPGIITVASPDGILIANKKDSNEIKEQLGSIPLQPMYVEATWGSYRVMERSVEDENTTVTTLNMTLLPGKHIGLRQHRLGCRAWTVISGSGQVLINGQIRQVTTGNQFAITLNSLFSILAETRMVILEVQLGVPENEERMPYEAEDWKVMIELAGSYKSPD
- a CDS encoding DinB family protein gives rise to the protein MSNVVADQLGFVRRQAVEYVRSINDAASDIIPPGLKNNIKWNLGHMYVIHEKFAFQLTGEETNYPANFSKLFDPGTQPSDWNIEPPTMSKLIALLAEQIERVESILSSKLKKEINPHYKSSTGLIFTNVEELLGFLIYHEAMHFATIKNIKSIIDS
- a CDS encoding carbohydrate ABC transporter permease — encoded protein: MIKKFVYSQKVAPYVFVLPFILIFLLFWFYPLVNSFIMSFQDKMLGQDPKWIGEANYSKLLTDKVFLTSIKNSVVYMLGTLVLLIPFPMLFAVMINSKLMLGREFFKSSFFLPALTSVAVAGTIFRLTFGEMEGSLMNSFLGLFGVEPIKFLKDGEWSMAALLILACWRWTGVNMLYYLSGLKSIDNEYYEAASIDGASAWQKFRTITMPLLKPTTVYVTTISVYAGLAMFTESLMMFNGNNSPKNIGLTIVGFLYRQGIEKNKLGYAAAVGIILLVIAMIINLTQLKFSGMFKKEED